TTTTAGCTCCTTTGTTTGATGAAATCAAATATCATTATAACTCTTTTTTAGTAAAAAAAGGAAGCTTTTTCGGTCTGTATGAAAAAAATGGCAACGCTCTCCTAGACATTGAAGATAAGTATACCAAAATTGAATTAAATCATGAAGCTCCCGTTTTAATTAGCCAATCTGATAAAAAATACGGAGTCTTCTCAATAAGCTCAAAAACTTACCTAATTAAGAACGTTTACGACCAAATAACCTTCAAGTTTGGTTTTATTATTGTCTATCAAACTGAGAAATACGGTGTCTTTAATTTAGAAGGTAATCAAATAACTAATATCATTTATGACCGAATTGAATTCCTAAACTTAAATTTTGAAAGTTATTTTATAATAGCACTACAGGACAATAAAACTTTTATTTTAGACGAGAAAGGAAAAGTGATTAATTGCCATCAAGATTTAGGGATTAAAAAATTTAAAAGTATTCGGCGATATATAGACCCCATTGATAGAGACGTAGAACCAGAGTTATTGATAGAAACAGAACTTGGATATTTTAATGTTATCGACGGGGAGAAGTATTGGAATGAGAAATAGTAATCATGTGCTATTATACTATCCAGAGGATTTTGCAGCACTTTAGCCAGAAATAATGTAGTAATTTTCAATATATCGCACCTTGTAATATCATCACAAACAAGGAGACTTTGCCTAAGGAATTAGGACTCAAGAAAGAAAAAGCTCCCCTAAACCACCCATCAAACCTGCACCATGACAGTGGTCATATTTAGCCATCGGATTCCTTTGTTTCTTTACAAAAAGTAAAAAACATATGCTACTAACGTCATTCCAAGAAGACTTGATTTTCGGAGATAAAATCAAAACCAAAGTAATTTTAGAAACGTCTTTCTCAAAAGAAATACGTATACTTTTGAAAGCTGGACAGGTGATGAAACAGCATCAAACTAAATTTCCTATTGTGGTTCATTTACTCAAAGGTGAAATAGATTTTGGCGTAGAAAATACAGTGCACAGAATAAAAGAAGGTGATGTTTTAACTTTAGATGCCAATGTCCCTCACGATTTAAGTGCTATTGAAGATAGTGTGGTACGTCTTACGCTGTCAAAATCTGATGATGTGGCTAGGG
This sequence is a window from Arcticibacterium luteifluviistationis. Protein-coding genes within it:
- a CDS encoding cupin domain-containing protein encodes the protein MLLTSFQEDLIFGDKIKTKVILETSFSKEIRILLKAGQVMKQHQTKFPIVVHLLKGEIDFGVENTVHRIKEGDVLTLDANVPHDLSAIEDSVVRLTLSKSDDVARVEKVIEDSDQ